One window of the Diachasmimorpha longicaudata isolate KC_UGA_2023 chromosome 9, iyDiaLong2, whole genome shotgun sequence genome contains the following:
- the LOC135166026 gene encoding RYamide receptor isoform X2, with product MNISWSPEDGDTEPIWQSHINSSYEYNDSFPIYDDIDELYDVPTGIIFLLSVCYGSISVLAVAGNSLVMWIVATSRRMQSVTNCFIANLALADIVIGLFAIPFQFQAALLQRWNLPYFMCAFCPFVQVLCVNVSVFTLTAIAVDRHRAILKPLSARPSKLRAKIIIAGIWIVSGALAAPMAAALRVILVPESSAGGRSHSKPFCQNVNMSERSMLTYRALLGFLQYLTPLTIISCVYARMALKLWGSRAPGNAQDSRDANLMKNKKKVIKMLVIVVALFAVCWLPLQTYNVLQYTYSQINEYRYINIIWFCCDWLAMSNSCYNPFIYGIYNEKFKREFQQRCPFRSRKWSASPPTESMDMDKTQTTRASFRYDWRRPTSGYQSTSSFYRGVSLRDPSRVSINGFDDSRPLKSGCCVRNGNNNRTSTQRTNRSNDINAAELYVFSSGRHKHTRDLGEHQDLCL from the exons ATGAACATCTCGTGGTCACCTGAGGATGGGGACACCGAGCCAATATGGCAATCACACATCAACTCATCTTACGAGTACAACGATAGCTTTCCCATTTACGATGATATCG ATGAACTGTACGACGTTCCCACTGGAATAATATTCCTCCTGAGCGTCTGTTACGGGAGCATTTCGGTGCTGGCTGTGGCTGGTAATTCCCTGGTGATGTGGATCGTCGCGACATCGAGGCGAATGCAGAGTGTTACCAATTGTTTTATCGCTAATCTGGCCCTCGCAGACATCGTCATTGGATTATTCGCTATTCCATTCCAG TTTCAAGCGGCACTACTGCAACGATGGAACTTACCGTACTTCATGTGCGCTTTCTGTCCATTTGTACAAGTACTTTGTGTCAACGTTTCCGTCTTCACCCTCACGGCAATAGCAGTGGATCGTCACAGGGCCATTCTCAAGCCCTTGAG TGCGAGGCCCAGCAAACTCCGTGCAAAAATCATCATCGCTGGTATTTGGATAGTGAGTGGTGCTCTCGCTGCACCGATGGCCGCTGCCCTCAGGGTTATACTCGTCCCGGAGAGCTCTGCTG GCGGTCGTTCGCACTCCAAGCCATTCTGCCAGAACGTAAATATGTCAGAGAGATCAATGCTGACGTATCGTGCACTCCTCGGTTTCCTCCAGTATTTAACACCATTGACTATAATCTCCTGTGTTTACGCGCGAATGGCGTTAAAACTCTGGGGCAGCAGAGCACCAGGCAATGCCCAAGACTCCCGAGACGCTAATCTCATGAAGAACAAGAAAAAA GTAATTAAAATGCTGGTTATAGTAGTTGCATTGTTCGCGGTCTGCTGGCTACCTCTACAAACGTACAACGTGCTTCAGTACACTTACTCACAGATTAATGA GTACAGGTACATAAACATTATATGGTTCTGCTGTGACTGGCTCGCCATGTCGAATAGCTGCTATAATCCATTCATCTATGGGATTTATAAC GAGAAATTTAAGAGGGAATTTCAGCAGCGGTGCCCATTCAGATCCAGAAAATGGTCCGCCAGTCCTCCCACCGAGAGCATGGATATGGATAAGACTCAGACAACAAGGGCATCGTTTAG ATATGACTGGCGCAGGCCAACGTCTGGTTACCAATCCACCAGTTCTTTCTATCGCGGTGTCTCCCTTCGCGACCCCTCCCGGGTGTCTATCAACGGCTTCGATGACTCACGACCGCTCAAGTCTGGCTGTTGCGTTCGCAATGGCAACAATAATCGCACCAGCACGCAGCGAACGAATAGGAGCAATGATATCAACGCCGCTGAATTATACGTATTCTCGTCAGGTCGGCACAAACACACCCGCGATCTCGGTGAACACCAGGACTTGtgtttgtaa
- the LOC135166026 gene encoding neuromedin-K receptor isoform X1, whose amino-acid sequence MNISWSPEDGDTEPIWQSHINSSYEYNDSFPIYDDIDELYDVPTGIIFLLSVCYGSISVLAVAGNSLVMWIVATSRRMQSVTNCFIANLALADIVIGLFAIPFQFQAALLQRWNLPYFMCAFCPFVQVLCVNVSVFTLTAIAVDRHRAILKPLSARPSKLRAKIIIAGIWIVSGALAAPMAAALRVILVPESSAGGRSHSKPFCQNVNMSERSMLTYRALLGFLQYLTPLTIISCVYARMALKLWGSRAPGNAQDSRDANLMKNKKKVIKMLVIVVALFAVCWLPLQTYNVLQYTYSQINEYRYINIIWFCCDWLAMSNSCYNPFIYGIYNEKFKREFQQRCPFRSRKWSASPPTESMDMDKTQTTRASFRYILRYDWRRPTSGYQSTSSFYRGVSLRDPSRVSINGFDDSRPLKSGCCVRNGNNNRTSTQRTNRSNDINAAELYVFSSGRHKHTRDLGEHQDLCL is encoded by the exons ATGAACATCTCGTGGTCACCTGAGGATGGGGACACCGAGCCAATATGGCAATCACACATCAACTCATCTTACGAGTACAACGATAGCTTTCCCATTTACGATGATATCG ATGAACTGTACGACGTTCCCACTGGAATAATATTCCTCCTGAGCGTCTGTTACGGGAGCATTTCGGTGCTGGCTGTGGCTGGTAATTCCCTGGTGATGTGGATCGTCGCGACATCGAGGCGAATGCAGAGTGTTACCAATTGTTTTATCGCTAATCTGGCCCTCGCAGACATCGTCATTGGATTATTCGCTATTCCATTCCAG TTTCAAGCGGCACTACTGCAACGATGGAACTTACCGTACTTCATGTGCGCTTTCTGTCCATTTGTACAAGTACTTTGTGTCAACGTTTCCGTCTTCACCCTCACGGCAATAGCAGTGGATCGTCACAGGGCCATTCTCAAGCCCTTGAG TGCGAGGCCCAGCAAACTCCGTGCAAAAATCATCATCGCTGGTATTTGGATAGTGAGTGGTGCTCTCGCTGCACCGATGGCCGCTGCCCTCAGGGTTATACTCGTCCCGGAGAGCTCTGCTG GCGGTCGTTCGCACTCCAAGCCATTCTGCCAGAACGTAAATATGTCAGAGAGATCAATGCTGACGTATCGTGCACTCCTCGGTTTCCTCCAGTATTTAACACCATTGACTATAATCTCCTGTGTTTACGCGCGAATGGCGTTAAAACTCTGGGGCAGCAGAGCACCAGGCAATGCCCAAGACTCCCGAGACGCTAATCTCATGAAGAACAAGAAAAAA GTAATTAAAATGCTGGTTATAGTAGTTGCATTGTTCGCGGTCTGCTGGCTACCTCTACAAACGTACAACGTGCTTCAGTACACTTACTCACAGATTAATGA GTACAGGTACATAAACATTATATGGTTCTGCTGTGACTGGCTCGCCATGTCGAATAGCTGCTATAATCCATTCATCTATGGGATTTATAAC GAGAAATTTAAGAGGGAATTTCAGCAGCGGTGCCCATTCAGATCCAGAAAATGGTCCGCCAGTCCTCCCACCGAGAGCATGGATATGGATAAGACTCAGACAACAAGGGCATCGTTTAGGTACATTCTCAG ATATGACTGGCGCAGGCCAACGTCTGGTTACCAATCCACCAGTTCTTTCTATCGCGGTGTCTCCCTTCGCGACCCCTCCCGGGTGTCTATCAACGGCTTCGATGACTCACGACCGCTCAAGTCTGGCTGTTGCGTTCGCAATGGCAACAATAATCGCACCAGCACGCAGCGAACGAATAGGAGCAATGATATCAACGCCGCTGAATTATACGTATTCTCGTCAGGTCGGCACAAACACACCCGCGATCTCGGTGAACACCAGGACTTGtgtttgtaa